The genomic window CGAGCCAGTTGTCGAGGATGGGCTGGGTGGCTTGCGGGGGCCAGGAATCGGCGCCGCCGCCGAGGAACTTGAAATAGATCGCGTCGTCGATGGCCCATTGCACTGGCACCTCGACCACATCGCCGATCGTATAGGGATGGTCGAAGCCGGAGAGCGAGCTGTCATACAGCCCGTGCTTCCTGATCTCGGCCAGCATATGTGGCGTCATTTCCCAGGCCGGTGAGCGAAAACCCTTCGGCTTGATGCCGACTTGTGCCTGGAAAATCGCCAGAGAGGCTTCGAGCGCGCCGGTGAACTCCTCGTCGGAGACTTGCGAGACGATCTCGTGGAAATAGCCATGCAGGCCGATCTCATGGCCGCGCTCGACGAAGGCGGGCAGCAGATCCGGGTGCTGTTCGGCCACCGCGCCCGGCACATAAAAGCTCGCCTTGACCCCGAACCGGTCGAGCAAATCAAGGATCCGCCAGATGCCCACGCGCGGTCCAAACAGCCGCTGTTCCATATGGCCGAGCAAAGGTGACGGTGCCTCGTCCCTGACGTTCCACAGAAGGGGCGCGTCCGCGTCCACGTCGATGGAGAAGGCAAAGGCGCTCTGCTTGCCGTCCGGCCAGACGTAGCGCAGCGACGGATTGGTACGAGGAGACGGATTGGGCATGGCAGCCTCGCTCACAACGGGTGCTTCTTGGCCTGATGAACGGCCAGCGAGCCGATGGAATTGCCGCCGTCGATCGTCAGAGTCGCGCCAGTGACATAGGAAGAGGCATCGCTCGCGAGATAGAGGAGCCCATTGGCGACGTCACTCGGCGAGGAAGGCCGGCCGAGCGGGATCGCCGCGATCGTATTGTTGATATGATCCTCGGTGAGGCTGCTGACGGATGAGCCGGCCGCGAAGCCTGGCTCCAGCGCATTGACGCGGATGCCGAATTCGGCAAGCTCGATGGCGAAGCCCTTCGTCAACCGGTCGAGCGCTGTCTTCGAGGTGCAGTAAGGCACGACGGTTCGCCGCATCTTGCGCGAGGCGCCGGATGAGATGTTGATGACCGAGCCCTTGATGCCCTTGGCGATCATCTGCAAGGCGATGCCCTTCGTCAGGATGAAGGGCGCGCGCAGGTTGATCGCGAAGATCCGGTCGAAATCCTGCGTGGAGATGTCGAGCAGGAAGCCGCTTGGATAGATACCCGCGTTGTTGACGAGAATATCCGCTGCTCCCCAATGCTGGTCGACGGCATTGACGAGGCCGTTGATAGAAGCCTCATCCGTCAGATCCGCGGCATGGGTGAACCCCGTGCCGCCGAGACCAAGCTCGTCCGCGCAGACCTTGAGGGCGCCGTCATCCGTATCCGTGAGGCAGAGATCCGCGCCTGCGTCGCGCAACGACTGCGCGATCCAGCGGCCAATGACCCCGCAGGCGCCGGTGACGACCGCACGCTTGCCGGCGATGTCGGAGAAGAAATCCATGAAATGCCTCACTGAGAACGGGGATCGAAACGATCACGCAGATCGTCACCGATCAAATTGACGGCCAGTACGAGCAGGAACAAGCAGATGCCGGGGAAGGTGGCGATCCACCAGGCGGTGGCGAGATAGTTGCGGCCCGAGCTCAACATGGCCCCCCAGCTCGATGTGGGGGGCTGCACGCCCATGCCGAGGAAGGAGAGGCCCGCCTCGAACAGGACCATGAGCCCGAATTCAAGCGTCGCCACCACCGTCACGGCGCCGATGATGTTGGGCAGGATATGCCGCAGCAGAACACGTGGCGCGGACGCGCCCATGAAAGCCGCGAGCCGGACATAGGGCATGTTGGCGACGCCGAGCGTCTGGCCATAGGCGATGCGGGCGTAGCGGGGCCAACGCGTCAGCGCCAGCACCACGATGACATTGATGAGGCCCGGGCCGAGCACGGCAACCGTGATGATGGCCAGCAGAATCGCCGGGATCGACAGGAAGACGTCGACAAGCCGCATGACGACCACTTCCACCCAGCCGCGCACATAACCCGCCAGCATGCCGAGCAGGACGCCGATGACGCCCGACAGGATGACCGACGCGAAGGCGACGAACAACGAGACGCGCGCGCCGAAGATCAG from Hyphomicrobiales bacterium includes these protein-coding regions:
- a CDS encoding Chitooligosaccharide deacetylase; amino-acid sequence: MPNPSPRTNPSLRYVWPDGKQSAFAFSIDVDADAPLLWNVRDEAPSPLLGHMEQRLFGPRVGIWRILDLLDRFGVKASFYVPGAVAEQHPDLLPAFVERGHEIGLHGYFHEIVSQVSDEEFTGALEASLAIFQAQVGIKPKGFRSPAWEMTPHMLAEIRKHGLYDSSLSGFDHPYTIGDVVEVPVQWAIDDAIYFKFLGGGADSWPPQATQPILDNWLDEWEMLHAEGGLLMLTVHDWISGRAHRIRMLERLLTRITTTPGAWIATVGEVAAYHASSANAAQFNVPMRTPEPIADRRFGR
- a CDS encoding 3-oxoacyl-(acyl-carrier protein) reductase is translated as MDFFSDIAGKRAVVTGACGVIGRWIAQSLRDAGADLCLTDTDDGALKVCADELGLGGTGFTHAADLTDEASINGLVNAVDQHWGAADILVNNAGIYPSGFLLDISTQDFDRIFAINLRAPFILTKGIALQMIAKGIKGSVINISSGASRKMRRTVVPYCTSKTALDRLTKGFAIELAEFGIRVNALEPGFAAGSSVSSLTEDHINNTIAAIPLGRPSSPSDVANGLLYLASDASSYVTGATLTIDGGNSIGSLAVHQAKKHPL
- the dppC gene encoding Di/tripeptide transport system permease protein DppC; translated protein: MSTVISAPAHRKPRAHLAKRALRWAPVTLIAFAILVAVFAPFLAPYDPNAQNLLGRMKPPGTISRSFHYLLGSDELGRDLLSRLIFGARVSLFVAFASVILSGVIGVLLGMLAGYVRGWVEVVVMRLVDVFLSIPAILLAIITVAVLGPGLINVIVVLALTRWPRYARIAYGQTLGVANMPYVRLAAFMGASAPRVLLRHILPNIIGAVTVVATLEFGLMVLFEAGLSFLGMGVQPPTSSWGAMLSSGRNYLATAWWIATFPGICLFLLVLAVNLIGDDLRDRFDPRSQ